One genomic window of Rhizomicrobium sp. includes the following:
- the yfdE gene encoding CoA:oxalate CoA-transferase, with protein MAVAGPFSGILVVDLTHVLNGPFGTSMLCDLGARVIKIEPPVHGDDTRAYGPFVDGKSLYFNFINRGKESIVLNLKDAKDKAVLLNMVRKADVLAENFRPGTMSRLGLSYDALKAINPRLIYASSSGFGQTGPLAAYPAYDTIVQAMSGLMSMTGFPDGPPTRVGTSISDIAGGVFMFCGIASALFAREKTGQGAHVDVAMFDSTLAFLEHGFMEYAATGKPLGRIGNRHPFIAPFDTFAARDTQLVICCGNDLLFEKLCAAIGRPELSSDGRFASNADRIANNDALKAALEAALAGHPAAYWLKSLHEAGIPVAPILNVTQAAEHPQTKARNMLIQAGGVRMTGNPLKIDGYDDPSVRPGAPSLDQHGAALRREFES; from the coding sequence ATGGCAGTCGCAGGCCCCTTCTCCGGAATCCTCGTCGTCGATCTGACGCATGTGCTGAACGGCCCGTTCGGCACTTCGATGCTGTGCGATCTGGGCGCGCGCGTCATAAAGATCGAGCCGCCCGTCCATGGCGACGACACCCGCGCCTATGGTCCGTTCGTCGACGGGAAATCGCTCTATTTCAATTTCATCAACCGGGGCAAGGAGAGCATCGTCCTGAACCTGAAGGACGCGAAGGACAAGGCCGTTCTCCTGAACATGGTGCGCAAGGCCGACGTGCTGGCGGAGAATTTCCGGCCCGGCACGATGAGCCGGCTGGGTCTGTCCTACGACGCGCTCAAGGCGATCAACCCGCGCCTGATCTATGCCTCGTCCTCCGGCTTCGGCCAGACCGGGCCGCTCGCCGCCTACCCGGCCTACGACACGATCGTGCAGGCGATGAGCGGCTTGATGAGCATGACGGGCTTCCCCGACGGTCCGCCGACCCGCGTCGGCACGTCGATTTCCGATATCGCGGGCGGCGTCTTCATGTTCTGCGGCATCGCCAGCGCGCTCTTCGCGCGCGAGAAGACCGGCCAGGGCGCGCATGTCGACGTGGCGATGTTCGACAGCACGCTCGCCTTCCTCGAGCACGGATTCATGGAATACGCCGCGACCGGCAAGCCGCTCGGTCGGATCGGCAATCGCCACCCCTTCATCGCGCCGTTCGACACTTTTGCGGCGCGGGACACACAACTGGTCATCTGCTGCGGCAACGATCTTCTCTTCGAAAAACTGTGCGCCGCCATCGGGCGCCCGGAACTGTCGAGCGACGGCCGCTTTGCCTCGAACGCCGATCGCATCGCCAACAACGACGCGCTCAAGGCGGCGCTGGAGGCGGCGCTGGCCGGCCATCCCGCCGCTTACTGGCTGAAATCGCTCCATGAAGCGGGCATTCCGGTGGCGCCGATCCTGAATGTGACGCAGGCCGCGGAGCATCCCCAGACCAAGGCCCGCAACATGCTGATCCAGGCCGGCGGCGTCCGCATGACCGGCAATCCGCTGAAGATCGACGGCTATGACGATCCGTCCGTGCGCCCCGGCGCGCCGTCGCTCGATCAGCACGGCGCGGCCCTGCGCCGCGAATTCGAATCCTGA
- the frc gene encoding formyl-CoA transferase gives MSLPLEGIKIIDFTGVQAGPACTQLLAWFGADVLKVERPGTGDVTRRQLRDIANLDALYFTMLNSNKRSLELDTKTPDGKKIMEQLIRDADVLVENFAPGALDRMGFTWEHIQELNPKIVFGSVKGFNEESPYKDIKVYENVAQCAGGAASTTGFWDGPPTISAAALGDSNTGMHLAIGILTALIGREKTGKGQKVSVSMQDAVLNLCRVKLRDQERLEHVGYLEEYPQYPNGKFGDAVPRGGNAGGGGQPGWVLKCKGWETDPNAYIYFTIQEQNWPKTCEAIGKPQWANDPAYATAKARQPHIFDIFADVEKFLADKNKFEAVEYLSKFEIPCAPVLSMKEIAYDPALRASGSVVEVEQEKRGKYLTVGSPIKFSDFKPTITGAPLLGEHTDAVLGELGYSGAQIAKLHADKVV, from the coding sequence ATGAGCCTGCCCCTTGAAGGTATCAAGATCATCGATTTCACCGGCGTGCAGGCGGGTCCCGCCTGCACGCAGCTGCTCGCCTGGTTCGGCGCCGATGTGCTGAAGGTCGAGCGGCCGGGCACCGGCGACGTCACGCGCCGGCAGCTGCGCGACATCGCCAATCTCGACGCGCTCTATTTCACGATGCTCAACAGCAACAAACGGTCGCTGGAGCTCGACACCAAGACGCCGGACGGCAAGAAGATCATGGAGCAGTTGATCCGCGACGCCGACGTGCTGGTGGAGAATTTCGCGCCCGGCGCGCTCGACCGCATGGGCTTCACCTGGGAGCACATCCAGGAGCTCAATCCGAAGATCGTCTTCGGCTCGGTCAAGGGCTTCAACGAGGAATCGCCCTACAAGGACATCAAGGTCTATGAGAACGTCGCGCAATGCGCCGGCGGCGCCGCTTCCACGACCGGATTCTGGGACGGCCCGCCGACCATCAGCGCCGCGGCGCTGGGCGATTCCAATACCGGCATGCATCTGGCGATCGGCATCCTCACCGCCTTGATCGGCCGTGAGAAGACCGGCAAGGGCCAGAAGGTCTCGGTGTCGATGCAGGACGCCGTGCTCAACCTCTGCCGCGTCAAGCTGCGCGACCAGGAACGCCTCGAACATGTCGGCTATCTCGAGGAATATCCGCAATATCCGAACGGCAAGTTCGGCGACGCGGTGCCGCGCGGCGGCAATGCCGGCGGCGGCGGCCAGCCGGGCTGGGTGCTCAAATGCAAGGGCTGGGAGACCGATCCCAACGCTTATATCTATTTCACTATCCAGGAACAGAACTGGCCGAAGACCTGCGAGGCGATCGGCAAGCCGCAATGGGCGAACGATCCGGCCTATGCGACGGCGAAGGCCCGCCAGCCGCATATCTTCGACATCTTCGCCGACGTCGAGAAGTTCCTCGCCGACAAGAACAAGTTCGAAGCGGTCGAATATCTGAGCAAGTTCGAGATTCCCTGCGCCCCGGTGCTCTCGATGAAGGAGATCGCCTACGATCCGGCGCTGCGCGCCAGTGGTTCGGTCGTCGAGGTGGAGCAGGAGAAACGCGGCAAGTATCTCACCGTCGGCAGCCCGATCAAGTTCTCCGACTTCAAGCCCACGATCACCGGCGCCCCGCTACTCGGCGAGCACACCGACGCGGTCCTCGGCGAACTCGGCTACAGCGGGGCCCAGATCGCGAAACTGCACGCCGACAAAGTGGTCTGA
- the oxc gene encoding oxalyl-CoA decarboxylase, whose translation MADAQTLTDGFHLVIDALKLNGLDTIFGVPGIPVTDLARLAQAQGIRVISFRHEQSAGNAAAIAGYLTQKPGICLTVSAPGFLNGLVSLAAATTNGFPMIQISGSSERAIIDLQQGDYEELDQMNAAKPFAKASYRVNRPEDIGIGVARAIRAAVSGRPGGVYLDLPANVLGATMDAEEGAKSLVKVVDAAPRQIPDTASIDRALSLLAGARRPLIILGKGAAYAQADADIRAFIEKTSIPFLPMSMAKGLLPDDHELSAAAARSFVLEQADVVMLVGARLNWLLGHGKSPQWSATAQFVQLDIQPTEIDSNRPVAAPVVGDIGSSVAALLTGLARSPVAPRGDWLGALAGHKEKNAKHMAARLAARPDPMDFYSALGAIRGVLAARPDVYLVNEGANTLDITRNVIDMSVPRMRLDTGTWGVMGIGMGYAVGAAVTSGKQVVAIEGDSAFGFSGMEIETICRYKLPIVVVVFNNGGIYRGDGVNLGGGSDPSPTVLMQKARYELLCEAFGGAGYHAADPESLAKALADALASKNPTLINVDIDPKAGTESGHIGNLNPHSVVTAKGAA comes from the coding sequence ATGGCGGACGCCCAGACCCTGACGGACGGCTTTCATCTCGTCATCGACGCGCTGAAGCTCAACGGCCTCGACACGATCTTCGGCGTCCCCGGCATCCCGGTCACCGACCTGGCGCGGCTGGCGCAGGCGCAGGGCATCCGCGTCATCAGTTTTCGGCATGAGCAGTCGGCGGGCAACGCCGCCGCCATCGCCGGCTATCTCACGCAGAAGCCGGGCATCTGCCTCACCGTCTCCGCGCCGGGCTTCCTCAACGGCCTGGTTTCGCTCGCCGCGGCGACCACCAACGGCTTTCCGATGATCCAGATCAGCGGATCGAGCGAGCGGGCGATCATCGACCTGCAGCAGGGCGATTACGAAGAGCTCGACCAGATGAACGCCGCCAAGCCCTTCGCAAAGGCGTCCTATCGCGTGAACCGGCCGGAGGACATCGGCATCGGCGTGGCCCGCGCGATCCGCGCCGCGGTGTCGGGGCGCCCGGGCGGCGTCTATCTCGATCTTCCCGCCAATGTGCTCGGCGCCACGATGGACGCCGAAGAGGGCGCCAAGTCGCTGGTGAAGGTCGTCGACGCCGCGCCGCGACAGATCCCGGACACGGCGTCGATCGACCGCGCCCTGAGCCTGCTCGCCGGCGCGCGGCGTCCGCTCATCATCCTCGGCAAGGGCGCGGCCTATGCGCAGGCCGACGCCGATATCCGCGCCTTCATCGAGAAGACCTCGATCCCGTTCCTGCCCATGTCGATGGCCAAGGGCCTTCTGCCCGACGATCACGAATTGTCGGCCGCCGCCGCCCGCTCCTTCGTGCTCGAACAGGCCGATGTCGTGATGCTGGTCGGCGCGCGGCTCAACTGGCTGCTCGGCCATGGCAAGAGCCCGCAATGGTCGGCGACCGCGCAATTCGTCCAGCTCGACATCCAGCCGACCGAGATCGACAGCAACCGCCCTGTCGCGGCCCCGGTGGTCGGCGACATCGGGTCCTCGGTCGCAGCTCTGTTGACGGGGCTGGCGCGCTCGCCGGTGGCGCCGCGCGGCGACTGGCTCGGCGCGCTCGCCGGGCACAAGGAGAAGAACGCCAAGCACATGGCGGCGCGTCTTGCCGCCCGGCCCGACCCGATGGATTTCTACAGTGCGCTCGGCGCCATCCGCGGCGTGCTCGCGGCGCGGCCGGACGTCTATCTCGTGAACGAAGGCGCCAATACGCTCGACATCACCCGCAACGTCATCGACATGTCGGTGCCGCGCATGCGGCTGGATACCGGCACCTGGGGCGTCATGGGCATCGGCATGGGCTATGCCGTCGGCGCGGCCGTCACCAGCGGCAAGCAGGTCGTGGCGATCGAGGGCGACAGCGCCTTCGGCTTCAGCGGCATGGAGATCGAAACCATCTGCCGCTACAAGCTTCCGATCGTCGTCGTGGTGTTCAACAATGGCGGCATCTATCGCGGCGACGGCGTGAACCTCGGCGGCGGCAGCGATCCGTCGCCGACCGTGCTGATGCAGAAGGCGCGCTACGAATTGCTCTGCGAAGCCTTCGGCGGCGCCGGCTATCACGCCGCCGATCCGGAAAGTCTCGCCAAGGCGCTTGCCGACGCCCTCGCATCGAAGAATCCGACCCTTATCAACGTCGACATCGATCCCAAGGCCGGCACGGAGAGCGGCCATATCGGCAACCTCAATCCGCATAGCGTGGTCACGGCCAAGGGCGCCGCCTGA
- a CDS encoding EVE domain-containing protein codes for MAYWLFKSEPETWSWDQQKAKGGKGEPWSGVRNHQAKLNMMKMKKGDLGFFYHSGGAREIVGVVEVVGEYRPDPTDETGKFGLVDVKAVTDLPKPVTLAVAKADPKLAKMTLVTFSRLSVQPVTEAEWKHVCKLGGVK; via the coding sequence ATGGCCTATTGGCTGTTCAAGTCCGAACCGGAGACCTGGTCCTGGGACCAGCAGAAGGCCAAGGGCGGCAAGGGCGAGCCGTGGAGCGGCGTGCGCAACCACCAGGCCAAGCTCAACATGATGAAGATGAAAAAGGGCGACCTGGGCTTCTTCTATCATTCGGGCGGGGCGCGCGAGATCGTCGGCGTCGTCGAGGTCGTCGGCGAATATCGCCCCGATCCGACCGACGAGACCGGCAAGTTCGGCCTCGTCGACGTCAAGGCGGTGACCGATCTTCCCAAGCCGGTGACGCTGGCCGTGGCCAAGGCCGATCCCAAGCTCGCCAAGATGACGCTGGTGACCTTCTCGCGCCTGTCCGTCCAGCCGGTGACGGAGGCGGAGTGGAAGCATGTCTGCAAGCTCGGCGGCGTGAAGTAA
- a CDS encoding YciI family protein, whose protein sequence is MLFVVTAIDKENSLALRLATREAHFAYAQATGVIKLGGPFLDAKGEMAGSLLVFEAADLDAARHWHANDPYVKAGLFAQSEVRPWKMTFNECGAKL, encoded by the coding sequence ATGCTGTTCGTCGTCACCGCCATCGACAAGGAAAATTCGCTCGCGCTGCGTCTGGCGACGCGCGAGGCCCATTTCGCCTATGCCCAAGCGACCGGCGTGATCAAGCTCGGCGGCCCGTTCCTGGATGCGAAAGGCGAGATGGCCGGAAGCCTCCTCGTTTTCGAGGCGGCCGATCTCGACGCCGCCAGGCATTGGCATGCGAACGATCCCTATGTGAAGGCCGGCCTCTTCGCGCAGTCCGAGGTGCGACCGTGGAAGATGACGTTCAACGAATGCGGCGCCAAGCTCTGA
- a CDS encoding NAD(P)H-dependent glycerol-3-phosphate dehydrogenase — MIGGGAWGTALALVAALAGRKTLLWARESAVVDSINRSHENARFLAGVALPPAVRATAELAQAAAADALLIVAPAQHLRETLAALVPHLRDATPLMLCAKGIERGTGLLLTEVLREAAPRAEPAILSGPSFARDVGKGLPTAVTIAARLDIAERLQASLAHAQFRPYASDDLTGVALGGAAKNVYAIGCGIADGLGLGESARAALLARSFAELSRLGEALGARAETLMGLSGLGDLVLTAASPSSRNFAFGQRLGQGAALAELESPGKPLAEGVDTAPALVARARRHGVELPIAETIAAVLASDLPAAAALERLMSRPLKPE; from the coding sequence GTGATTGGCGGCGGCGCCTGGGGAACGGCGCTGGCGCTGGTGGCGGCGTTGGCGGGGCGCAAAACCCTGCTTTGGGCCCGGGAGTCCGCGGTGGTCGATTCCATCAACCGCTCCCATGAGAACGCCCGGTTCCTGGCCGGCGTTGCATTGCCGCCGGCGGTTCGGGCCACGGCCGAGCTGGCGCAGGCGGCGGCGGCCGATGCGCTGCTGATCGTCGCGCCGGCGCAGCATCTGCGCGAGACGCTGGCCGCGCTGGTCCCGCATCTGCGCGACGCAACGCCCTTGATGCTCTGCGCCAAGGGCATCGAGCGCGGCACCGGATTGCTGCTGACCGAAGTGCTGCGCGAGGCCGCGCCCAGGGCCGAGCCCGCGATCCTGTCCGGTCCCTCCTTCGCGCGCGACGTCGGCAAGGGCTTGCCGACCGCCGTCACCATCGCCGCCCGCCTCGACATCGCCGAGCGGCTGCAGGCGAGCCTCGCCCATGCGCAATTCCGCCCCTATGCGAGCGACGATCTGACCGGCGTCGCGCTGGGCGGCGCGGCGAAGAACGTCTACGCCATCGGCTGCGGCATCGCCGACGGACTGGGCCTGGGCGAGAGCGCCCGCGCCGCGCTCCTGGCGCGCAGCTTCGCGGAGCTGAGCCGGCTCGGCGAGGCGCTGGGGGCGCGGGCCGAGACGCTGATGGGCCTCTCCGGCCTCGGCGATCTGGTGCTCACCGCCGCCAGCCCGTCGTCGCGCAATTTCGCCTTCGGCCAGCGTCTCGGCCAGGGCGCCGCGCTCGCCGAGCTGGAATCGCCCGGCAAGCCCCTGGCCGAAGGCGTCGACACCGCTCCCGCTTTGGTCGCCCGCGCGCGGCGCCACGGCGTCGAGCTTCCCATCGCGGAGACCATTGCGGCGGTTCTCGCTTCCGATCTGCCCGCCGCGGCGGCATTGGAAAGGCTGATGAGCCGGCCCTTGAAGCCGGAATGA
- a CDS encoding TetR/AcrR family transcriptional regulator, producing the protein MAEKNSIRECIIDAAKKRFSHFGYGKTTMAEVAGDCEMSPGNLYRFFPGKLDIAEAIATEDYKRHLEHLRKLAIQPGKDARERLHDLLFEELRRTYHKLEKDPRAFEMARVISQERPTFANWMLENERKIMIELLDEAERRGEFSVEDKQFTAEMVQAATMKFRYPQLWSKLTLPKLERELEGVLNLLVHGICPRLAERRLASQAAE; encoded by the coding sequence ATGGCCGAAAAAAACTCCATCCGTGAATGCATCATCGATGCCGCCAAGAAGCGGTTTTCCCATTTCGGCTACGGCAAGACGACCATGGCCGAGGTGGCGGGCGACTGCGAGATGTCGCCGGGCAATCTCTACCGCTTCTTCCCGGGCAAGCTCGACATCGCCGAGGCGATCGCGACCGAGGACTACAAGCGGCATCTCGAACATCTGCGCAAGCTCGCCATCCAGCCGGGCAAGGACGCGCGCGAACGGCTGCACGATCTTCTGTTCGAGGAATTGCGCCGCACCTATCACAAGCTCGAAAAGGACCCGCGCGCCTTCGAGATGGCGCGGGTGATCAGCCAGGAGCGGCCGACCTTCGCCAATTGGATGCTGGAAAACGAGCGCAAGATCATGATCGAGCTGCTCGACGAGGCCGAGCGCCGCGGCGAGTTCAGCGTCGAGGACAAGCAGTTCACCGCCGAGATGGTCCAGGCCGCGACGATGAAGTTCCGCTATCCGCAATTGTGGTCGAAGCTGACCCTTCCCAAGCTCGAACGCGAGCTCGAAGGGGTATTGAACCTTCTGGTTCATGGGATTTGTCCGCGCCTCGCCGAGCGCCGTCTGGCATCGCAGGCCGCGGAATAG